A single genomic interval of Bradyrhizobium japonicum USDA 6 harbors:
- a CDS encoding sensor histidine kinase — protein sequence MTAFGKLVRTTAFRLTLVYLFLFAIFAASLLGYFAWNTRRLITEEITQTVNAETSEINVIYDRRGLVGLVRTIEYRALRPGANLYLVTTPTGQAIAGNVGSLAPGVMATRGWSETAYRRIEDADDRDHRALVRVTELENGFRLLIGRDLAERRRLFGIVAKAAQWSVLIVVVLGLGGGIFVARRVLTRIDAMTGTAQRIMTGDLSERLPVGRSGDELDRLAENLNAMLERIEALMAGLKEVSDNIAHDLKTPLTRLRNRAEEALAKSGGEGDYRAALERTIEESDGLIRTFNALLMIARAESGQARGNMDDFDAADVANGIHELYEPLAEDDGMTLKVKAEPTPVHANRELVSQTLANLVENAIKYGKPVAQTSGTVVSMDSRQIMIEAKREGDQVLLSVTDRGPGIPEADRKHVVERFVRLEASRTLPGSGLGLSLAAAVATLHGGELRLGDAQPGLVATLVLPARAGDRVAPPMQDVPQKVA from the coding sequence GTGACGGCATTCGGTAAACTCGTCCGCACCACGGCATTCCGGCTCACGCTGGTCTACCTGTTCCTGTTCGCGATCTTCGCCGCCTCGCTGCTCGGCTATTTCGCCTGGAATACGCGGCGGCTGATCACCGAGGAAATCACCCAGACGGTGAACGCCGAGACCTCGGAGATCAACGTGATCTATGATCGCCGCGGCTTGGTTGGCCTCGTGCGAACGATCGAGTATCGCGCGCTGCGTCCGGGCGCCAACCTCTACCTCGTGACCACGCCGACGGGGCAGGCGATCGCCGGCAATGTCGGCTCGCTGGCTCCGGGCGTGATGGCGACGCGCGGCTGGTCGGAGACCGCCTACCGCCGCATCGAGGATGCCGATGACCGCGATCACCGCGCCCTGGTGCGCGTCACTGAACTGGAAAACGGCTTCCGGCTCCTGATCGGCCGCGATCTCGCCGAGCGGCGAAGGCTGTTCGGTATCGTCGCCAAGGCGGCTCAATGGTCGGTCCTGATCGTGGTGGTGCTCGGCCTCGGCGGTGGCATTTTCGTCGCGCGCCGCGTGCTCACCCGCATCGACGCGATGACCGGCACGGCCCAGCGCATCATGACCGGCGACCTCAGCGAGCGCCTGCCGGTCGGGCGCAGCGGCGACGAGCTCGATCGCCTCGCCGAAAACCTCAATGCGATGCTGGAGCGGATCGAGGCGCTGATGGCGGGGCTGAAGGAAGTCTCCGACAACATCGCCCACGACCTCAAGACGCCGCTGACGCGCCTGCGCAACCGCGCGGAGGAGGCGCTGGCGAAATCGGGCGGCGAGGGCGATTACCGCGCCGCGCTGGAACGGACCATCGAGGAATCCGATGGCCTGATCCGCACCTTTAACGCGCTCTTGATGATCGCGCGCGCCGAGTCCGGCCAGGCGCGTGGCAACATGGATGATTTCGACGCCGCCGATGTCGCTAATGGCATCCACGAGCTCTACGAGCCGCTGGCCGAAGACGACGGCATGACCTTGAAGGTCAAGGCCGAGCCGACGCCGGTTCACGCCAACCGCGAATTGGTCAGCCAGACGCTCGCCAACCTGGTCGAGAACGCGATCAAATACGGCAAGCCGGTCGCGCAGACCAGCGGAACCGTGGTCAGCATGGACTCTAGGCAGATCATGATCGAGGCGAAGCGCGAGGGCGACCAGGTGCTGCTCAGCGTTACCGATCGCGGCCCTGGTATCCCCGAAGCCGACCGCAAGCATGTCGTCGAGCGATTCGTGCGGCTTGAAGCCAGCCGCACGCTGCCGGGCTCCGGCCTCGGTCTCAGCCTTGCCGCCGCGGTTGCGACATTGCATGGTGGAGAATTGCGGCTGGGTGATGCCCAGCCCGGCCTCGTCGCCACGCTGGTGCTCCCGGCGCGTGCCGGCGACAGGGTTGCTCCGCCAATGCAGGATGTGCCACAGAAGGTGGCATGA
- a CDS encoding arylsulfatase, whose amino-acid sequence MKIRCLTLATTASVLALGCISASAQQVTGTPGSPAATTTIDGKLLPPPPPEFGGVINERASESKAWWAPRVVPPKGAPNVLLIMTDDQGFGAPSTFGGVIPTPAMDRIAAQGLRYTNFHSTSLCSPTRAALITGRNHHSVGFGVVGEISTGFPGYDSIIPIEKGTIGTTLKANGYATSWFGKNHNTPSYQSSQAGPFNQWPNGMGFEYFYGFVGGDASQWQPNLFRNTTAIYPFQDNPSWNLTTAMADEAIQHVKQLKEIAPDKPFFVYYVPGGTHAPHHPTPDWIKKISDMHLFDQGWNKLRETIFANQKRLGIMPDHARLTPWPKELPQWDSIGELEKKLFIKQADVYGAYLAYTDHEIGRVIQAVEDLGELNNTLIIYIGGDNGASAEGMINGTPNEFTTFNGVPVPVKAQYLWYPFWGSDKTFPHFAAPWAWAMDTPFKWVKQVPSHFGGTAQGVAMSWPGHISDVGGIRRQFHHVIDIAPTILEATGISQPDTIDGIKQSPMEGVSMAYTWDKANANAETAHTTQYFEMLGNRAIYHDGWVAATTPITLPWELSSAPPPDVITGYKWELYNVREDLTQFDDLAAKMPEKVKELQAVFDVEAKKYNVLPLDNTTLARWNTPRPSLTAGQTVFTYSGELTGVPASAAPSILNKSYTITADVEIPKGGAEGMIVTEGGRFGGYGLLLSKGVAGLRRGKPVFLYNLLNLKRTIWSGPELSVGKHTIVFDFKSDGPGLGKGGTGVLSVDAKEVDRKSIEHGTPITFPEDETFDVGQDTRTGVAMLEYRYDPPFKFTGKINKLTFKLGPELKNPAQAKAELGPMPAPEPDPIEESKSQKPSANIGKK is encoded by the coding sequence ATGAAAATCCGTTGCCTCACCCTTGCGACCACAGCAAGTGTTCTCGCCCTCGGTTGCATCTCCGCGTCGGCTCAGCAGGTCACGGGCACCCCAGGCTCGCCTGCAGCCACGACTACAATTGACGGCAAGCTGCTTCCGCCGCCGCCTCCAGAATTTGGAGGGGTCATCAACGAGAGAGCGTCGGAGTCGAAGGCGTGGTGGGCACCGCGTGTCGTACCGCCGAAGGGCGCGCCCAATGTGTTGCTCATCATGACCGACGACCAAGGCTTCGGAGCGCCGAGCACCTTCGGCGGCGTTATCCCCACGCCCGCGATGGATCGTATCGCTGCGCAGGGCCTGCGCTACACCAATTTTCATTCCACCTCGCTGTGCTCACCGACGCGGGCGGCGCTCATCACCGGCCGCAATCATCATTCGGTCGGCTTCGGAGTCGTCGGCGAAATATCGACGGGATTCCCAGGTTACGACTCGATCATTCCGATCGAGAAGGGCACCATCGGCACCACCCTGAAGGCGAACGGGTACGCCACCTCGTGGTTCGGCAAGAACCATAACACGCCCTCATATCAATCGAGCCAGGCGGGGCCATTCAATCAATGGCCCAATGGCATGGGCTTCGAGTATTTCTATGGTTTTGTGGGCGGCGATGCCAGTCAGTGGCAGCCAAATCTGTTCCGCAACACCACAGCGATTTATCCATTCCAGGACAATCCAAGCTGGAACCTCACGACCGCGATGGCCGACGAAGCCATCCAGCACGTGAAGCAGCTCAAGGAGATCGCGCCCGACAAGCCGTTCTTCGTTTATTACGTGCCCGGCGGCACGCACGCGCCGCACCATCCGACGCCGGATTGGATCAAGAAGATCAGCGACATGCACCTGTTCGACCAAGGCTGGAACAAGCTGCGGGAGACGATCTTCGCCAACCAGAAGCGGTTGGGCATCATGCCCGACCACGCCAGGCTGACGCCATGGCCGAAGGAATTGCCGCAATGGGATTCCATCGGCGAGTTGGAGAAGAAGCTCTTCATCAAGCAGGCAGATGTCTATGGCGCCTACCTTGCCTATACCGACCATGAGATCGGCCGCGTCATTCAAGCCGTCGAAGACCTCGGAGAGCTCAACAACACGTTGATCATCTACATCGGCGGCGACAACGGCGCGAGTGCCGAAGGAATGATCAACGGTACGCCCAACGAGTTCACGACCTTCAATGGCGTCCCGGTGCCGGTGAAGGCTCAGTACCTCTGGTACCCGTTCTGGGGCTCGGACAAGACTTTCCCGCATTTTGCCGCGCCCTGGGCGTGGGCGATGGACACGCCATTCAAGTGGGTCAAGCAGGTGCCGTCGCATTTTGGCGGGACCGCCCAAGGCGTCGCCATGTCCTGGCCCGGCCATATCAGCGATGTGGGAGGTATCCGTCGCCAATTCCATCACGTCATCGATATTGCTCCGACCATCCTCGAAGCAACCGGCATTTCGCAACCTGACACGATCGACGGTATCAAGCAGAGCCCCATGGAAGGGGTGAGTATGGCGTACACATGGGACAAGGCGAACGCCAATGCCGAGACGGCCCACACGACCCAATATTTCGAGATGCTCGGTAATCGCGCCATCTATCACGATGGCTGGGTTGCGGCGACGACGCCGATCACGCTTCCATGGGAGCTAAGCAGCGCGCCCCCGCCAGATGTGATCACGGGATACAAGTGGGAGCTCTACAACGTCCGGGAAGACCTCACCCAGTTCGATGATCTGGCCGCCAAGATGCCGGAGAAGGTCAAGGAGTTGCAAGCCGTCTTCGATGTCGAGGCGAAGAAGTACAACGTGCTGCCGCTCGATAACACGACGCTCGCGCGTTGGAATACGCCGCGCCCAAGCCTGACGGCCGGGCAGACCGTATTCACCTATTCGGGCGAACTGACCGGTGTGCCGGCTAGCGCCGCGCCGAGCATCCTCAACAAGTCCTATACCATCACGGCCGACGTCGAGATTCCCAAAGGCGGCGCTGAAGGGATGATCGTCACCGAAGGCGGACGTTTCGGCGGCTACGGGCTGCTTCTGAGCAAGGGTGTGGCGGGCCTTCGGCGGGGTAAGCCCGTGTTCCTCTACAACCTGCTCAACCTCAAGCGCACGATCTGGTCGGGACCGGAGTTGAGCGTGGGCAAGCACACCATCGTCTTCGACTTCAAGTCGGATGGGCCCGGGTTGGGCAAGGGCGGTACAGGCGTACTTTCAGTGGATGCCAAGGAAGTAGACCGGAAATCCATAGAACACGGTACGCCGATCACGTTCCCGGAGGACGAGACCTTCGACGTCGGCCAGGACACCCGCACCGGGGTCGCGATGCTCGAGTATCGCTACGATCCTCCGTTCAAGTTCACGGGCAAGATCAACAAGCTGACGTTCAAGCTCGGACCTGAGTTGAAGAACCCGGCGCAAGCCAAGGCAGAACTTGGACCTATGCCAGCGCCGGAGCCGGATCCCATTGAAGAGTCGAAGTCTCAAAAGCCATCCGCGAACATTGGGAAGAAATGA
- a CDS encoding response regulator transcription factor: MRLLIIEDDRESADYLVKAFREVGHIADHAADGEEGLAMADNGDYDVLVVDRMLPKRDGLSLIGALRDKDDSTPVLILSALGQVDDRIKGLRAGGDDYLPKPYSFAELLARVEVLSRRRGGPAEDTLYRVGDLELDRLSHRVARGKDELTLQPREFRLLEYLMKHAGQVVTRTMLLENVWDYHFDPQTNVIDVHISRLRSKIDKGFERPLLHTIRGAGYMIRDGIR, from the coding sequence ATGCGCCTCCTCATCATCGAAGACGACCGCGAATCCGCCGACTATCTCGTGAAGGCGTTTCGCGAAGTCGGACACATTGCCGACCACGCCGCCGACGGCGAGGAGGGCCTCGCCATGGCCGATAACGGCGATTACGACGTGCTGGTGGTCGACCGCATGCTGCCCAAGCGCGACGGCCTGTCGCTGATCGGTGCGCTACGCGACAAGGACGACTCGACGCCGGTGCTGATTCTCTCCGCGCTCGGGCAGGTCGACGACCGCATCAAGGGCCTGCGCGCCGGCGGCGACGACTATCTGCCGAAGCCTTATTCCTTTGCCGAGCTGCTGGCCCGGGTCGAGGTGCTGTCGCGGCGCCGCGGCGGTCCGGCCGAGGACACGCTCTACCGCGTCGGCGATCTCGAGCTTGACCGGCTGTCCCATCGCGTCGCCCGCGGCAAGGACGAGCTGACGCTCCAGCCGCGCGAATTCCGCCTGCTCGAATACCTCATGAAGCATGCCGGCCAGGTGGTGACCCGCACCATGCTGCTGGAGAACGTCTGGGACTACCATTTCGATCCGCAGACCAACGTGATCGACGTGCACATTTCGCGGCTGCGCTCCAAGATCGACAAGGGTTTTGAGCGGCCGCTGCTGCACACGATCCGCGGCGCCGGGTACATGATCCGGGATGGGATCCGTTAA
- a CDS encoding Do family serine endopeptidase — protein sequence MTDRPDLTNLPSYRQPRRSVFSARRIALMASVVAGLGIAVHGFSPSTSPSDLFSSPAHAQVNNEVRKVERPIGFADIVERVKPSVISVKVNIKEKTASNDDGDDSSSPFQPGSPMERFFRRFGGPDGFPGQKGGGGRGRVVQGQGSGFFISADGFAVTNNHVVDGADKVEVTTDDGKTYTAKVIGTDQRTDLALIKVEGGSNFPFAKLADAKPRIGDWVLAVGNPFGLGGTVTAGIVSASGRDIGNGPYDDFIQIDAPVNKGNSGGPAFDTNGEVMGVNTAIYSPSGGSVGIAFSIPASTVKSVVAQLKDKGSVSRGWIGVQIQPVTSDIADSLGMKKAEGALVAEPQANGPAAKAGIESGDVITSVNGESVKDARELARTIGGMAPGATVKLNVLHKGQDKVVNLTLGQLPNTIEAKADTGKDSGKGASRGTDVPKLGMTVAPADSVAGAGKEGVVVTEVDPKSAAAERGFKEGDVILEVGGKSVSTAGEVRDAINTARTDNKNSVLMRVKSGGQSRFVAVPIAKG from the coding sequence ATGACCGACCGTCCCGACCTCACGAACCTTCCGTCCTACCGGCAGCCCCGCCGGTCGGTTTTCTCCGCGCGGAGGATCGCGCTGATGGCCTCGGTCGTCGCCGGCCTCGGGATTGCCGTCCACGGCTTCAGCCCGTCGACCTCGCCGAGCGATCTGTTCTCCAGCCCGGCGCATGCGCAGGTCAACAACGAGGTCCGGAAGGTTGAGCGTCCGATCGGGTTCGCCGACATCGTCGAGCGCGTGAAACCGTCGGTGATCTCGGTGAAGGTCAATATCAAAGAGAAGACCGCGAGCAACGACGATGGCGATGATTCCTCCTCGCCGTTCCAGCCGGGCTCGCCGATGGAGCGCTTCTTCCGCCGCTTCGGCGGTCCGGATGGTTTCCCGGGCCAGAAGGGTGGTGGCGGTCGCGGCCGCGTCGTGCAGGGCCAGGGCTCCGGCTTCTTCATCTCGGCTGACGGTTTTGCCGTGACCAACAACCACGTGGTCGACGGGGCCGACAAGGTCGAGGTCACGACCGACGACGGCAAGACCTATACCGCCAAGGTGATCGGCACCGACCAGCGCACCGACCTCGCTCTGATCAAGGTCGAGGGCGGCTCGAACTTCCCGTTCGCGAAGCTCGCTGACGCCAAGCCGCGGATCGGCGACTGGGTGCTCGCGGTCGGCAATCCCTTCGGCCTCGGCGGAACCGTGACCGCCGGTATCGTCTCGGCCAGCGGCCGCGACATCGGCAACGGCCCCTATGACGATTTCATCCAGATCGATGCGCCCGTGAACAAGGGCAATTCGGGTGGTCCCGCTTTCGACACCAACGGCGAGGTGATGGGCGTCAACACCGCGATCTACTCGCCCTCCGGCGGCAGCGTCGGCATCGCGTTCTCGATTCCCGCGAGCACCGTGAAGAGCGTGGTGGCCCAGCTCAAGGACAAGGGTTCGGTCAGCCGCGGCTGGATCGGCGTTCAGATCCAGCCGGTGACGTCCGATATCGCCGACAGCCTCGGCATGAAGAAGGCTGAAGGCGCGCTGGTGGCGGAGCCGCAGGCGAACGGTCCGGCGGCGAAGGCCGGCATCGAGTCCGGTGACGTGATCACCTCGGTCAACGGCGAATCCGTCAAGGACGCCCGCGAGCTTGCCCGCACCATCGGCGGCATGGCGCCCGGCGCGACCGTGAAGCTCAACGTGCTGCACAAGGGCCAGGACAAGGTCGTGAACCTCACCCTCGGCCAGCTGCCGAACACGATCGAGGCCAAGGCCGACACCGGCAAGGATAGCGGCAAGGGTGCGAGCCGCGGCACCGATGTGCCCAAGCTCGGCATGACCGTCGCGCCCGCCGACTCCGTGGCGGGAGCCGGCAAGGAAGGTGTCGTGGTCACCGAAGTCGATCCGAAGAGCGCCGCGGCCGAACGCGGCTTCAAGGAAGGCGACGTCATTCTCGAAGTCGGCGGCAAGAGCGTGAGCACCGCCGGCGAAGTCCGCGACGCCATCAACACGGCGCGGACCGACAACAAGAACAGCGTCCTGATGCGCGTGAAGAGCGGCGGGCAGTCGCGCTTCGTCGCCGTGCCCATCGCCAAGGGCTAA
- a CDS encoding methyl-accepting chemotaxis protein codes for MFTNSNLTIRFLVGAVVAALLFLLGIGGGTGFVAVLYLNNEITGLSSDFAALSGPAREHAMLIYQQAQLAFSYFLIACGVIAVVAVAICLTTWFAVRNGILNPLAAIVHAMREVADQKFETPVPGLGGTNEIGLLAGALEVFKTNGLERRRLTEQQLHEAQHQAERSNFLDARIKRFNDLVASVVDSVASSAVHLKSNAETLSRTANDTSSKANAVASAANQASASVQIVAGSAEEMTNSIGTISRRVTDATQRAEGAATQAEKSRDTIHTLSDAADKIGEVVQLVQAIASQTNLLALNATIEAARAGDAGKGFAVVASEVKSLAHQTSKATEEITSHVASIQGITAETRGAIDGISKTLSEISSIMSGIEVDTAQQRNATQDITRSAQDAAHGTLDVSNHIVQITSTSAETGRMAAEARDSAVDLSQQAETLKREVDEFIVSVRAS; via the coding sequence ATGTTCACGAACAGCAATCTGACGATCCGCTTCCTGGTCGGCGCCGTCGTCGCTGCATTATTGTTCCTGCTGGGCATCGGCGGCGGCACCGGCTTTGTCGCGGTGCTCTACCTCAACAACGAGATCACCGGCCTGTCGTCGGATTTCGCCGCGCTGAGCGGCCCCGCGCGCGAGCATGCAATGCTGATCTACCAGCAGGCGCAGCTGGCATTCTCCTATTTTCTGATCGCTTGCGGCGTGATCGCGGTGGTCGCCGTTGCGATCTGCCTCACCACCTGGTTTGCCGTGCGCAACGGCATCCTCAATCCGCTGGCGGCAATTGTGCACGCCATGCGCGAGGTCGCCGATCAGAAATTCGAGACGCCTGTTCCGGGCCTCGGCGGCACCAACGAAATCGGCCTGCTCGCCGGTGCACTAGAGGTTTTCAAGACCAACGGCCTGGAGCGGCGGCGCCTCACCGAGCAGCAATTGCACGAAGCGCAGCATCAGGCCGAGCGGTCGAATTTCCTGGACGCCCGGATCAAGCGCTTCAACGATCTCGTTGCCAGTGTGGTCGACAGCGTGGCGTCCTCGGCCGTGCACCTGAAGAGCAATGCCGAAACGCTGTCACGGACGGCCAACGACACCAGCTCCAAGGCCAATGCGGTCGCGAGCGCGGCGAACCAGGCCAGCGCCAGCGTGCAGATCGTCGCGGGCTCGGCCGAGGAGATGACGAACTCGATCGGTACGATCAGCCGGCGCGTCACCGACGCGACGCAGCGTGCCGAAGGCGCGGCGACGCAGGCCGAGAAGAGCCGCGACACCATCCACACGCTGTCGGATGCCGCCGACAAGATCGGCGAGGTTGTGCAACTCGTGCAGGCGATCGCCTCGCAGACCAACCTGCTGGCGCTCAACGCCACCATCGAGGCGGCGCGGGCAGGGGACGCCGGCAAGGGCTTTGCCGTGGTTGCCTCCGAAGTGAAGAGCCTCGCGCACCAGACCAGCAAGGCGACGGAGGAGATCACCTCGCACGTCGCCAGCATCCAGGGCATCACCGCGGAGACGCGCGGCGCGATCGACGGCATCTCGAAGACGCTGTCGGAGATCTCGTCGATCATGTCGGGCATCGAGGTCGACACCGCCCAGCAGCGCAACGCCACGCAGGACATCACCCGCAGCGCGCAGGATGCCGCGCATGGAACTCTGGACGTCTCCAACCACATCGTCCAGATCACCTCGACGTCGGCGGAGACCGGCCGCATGGCGGCCGAAGCGCGCGATTCCGCCGTCGATCTGTCGCAGCAGGCCGAAACCCTGAAGCGTGAAGTCGACGAATTCATCGTCAGCGTCAGGGCGAGCTGA
- a CDS encoding cytochrome c-type biogenesis protein, producing the protein MRRMMVTIVALMLLALPAAHAVQPDEIMSDPAKEARARDLSRELRCMVCQNQSIDDSDAPLARDLRLLVRERIAAGDSNSQVLDFLVARYGEFVLLKPRFERQTVLLWLLAPLLLISGGLALWLQIRRRARSGADLPAPPLTPEEEARLAALMSDETKSS; encoded by the coding sequence ATGCGGCGGATGATGGTCACGATCGTTGCGCTCATGCTGCTGGCTTTGCCCGCCGCCCACGCCGTGCAGCCCGACGAGATCATGTCGGATCCCGCGAAGGAGGCGCGCGCGCGCGACCTGTCGCGCGAGCTGCGCTGCATGGTCTGCCAGAACCAGTCGATCGATGATTCCGACGCACCGCTGGCGCGCGATTTGCGGCTGCTGGTGCGCGAGCGGATCGCGGCCGGCGACAGCAATTCGCAGGTGCTCGACTTCCTCGTCGCGCGCTATGGCGAATTCGTGCTGCTCAAGCCGCGCTTCGAGCGGCAGACCGTGCTGTTGTGGCTGCTCGCGCCGCTGCTGCTGATCAGCGGCGGCCTGGCGCTCTGGCTGCAAATCCGCCGGCGCGCGCGAAGCGGTGCAGACCTGCCAGCTCCGCCGCTCACGCCCGAGGAAGAGGCGCGGCTCGCCGCCTTGATGTCGGACGAGACGAAGTCGTCTTAG
- a CDS encoding heme lyase CcmF/NrfE family subunit yields the protein MIAESGHYALVLALGLALIQSIVPLIGARLRDAALMNVARSAALAQLLFVGASFIALVMLHVNSDFSVANVYENSHSMKPLIYKITGVWGNHEGSMLLWVSILALFGGMVAAFGNNLPLSLRAHVLAVQAWIASAFYLFILVTSNPFLRIANPPIEGRDLNPVLQDIGLAVHPPMLYLGYVGFSISFSFAIAALMEGRIDAAWARWVRPWTLVAWIFLTLGIAMGSYWAYYELGWGGWWFWDPVENASLMPWLAGTALLHSALVMEKRNALKVWTILLSILTFSLSLLGTFLVRSGVITSVHAFATDPTRGVFILLILCLFIGGSLSLFAGRATSLKQGGLFAPISREGALVLNNLLLSVACAVVLFGTLYPLAMEALDFKMSVGAPFYNLTFVPLFALLLLVVPFGPMLAWKRGDLLGVTQRLLAAGVAALVVIAIVWAWTRGGSALAPLAIGLGVFVIAGAVTDLSERTGLFRLPFATTLHRARGLPRSAWGAAFAHAGLGVALIGIVCETTWNSEYIATMKQNDVAHVAGYDLKLDGLAQRQGPNFREMIAEFNVSRDGEKISVMTPSKRNFTTRGSSTTEAALLTRGASQLYVSLGDATADGAIAVRIYHKPLVLLIWWGPVLMAFGGMLSLSDRRLRVGAPKPARAKQRLQPAE from the coding sequence TTGATCGCGGAATCCGGACACTACGCGCTGGTGCTGGCCCTTGGCCTGGCGCTGATCCAGTCCATCGTGCCGCTGATCGGCGCACGCTTGCGCGATGCCGCGCTGATGAACGTGGCGCGCTCCGCCGCGCTGGCGCAGCTGCTGTTCGTCGGTGCGTCGTTCATCGCCCTCGTGATGCTGCACGTGAACTCGGATTTCTCCGTCGCCAACGTCTACGAGAACTCCCATTCGATGAAGCCGCTGATCTACAAGATCACCGGCGTGTGGGGGAACCATGAAGGCTCGATGCTGTTGTGGGTCTCGATCCTGGCGCTGTTCGGCGGAATGGTCGCCGCCTTCGGCAACAATCTGCCGCTGTCGCTGCGCGCGCATGTGCTGGCCGTGCAGGCCTGGATCGCGAGCGCCTTCTACCTCTTCATCCTGGTGACATCGAACCCGTTCCTGCGCATCGCCAATCCACCGATCGAGGGACGCGATCTCAATCCAGTGCTCCAGGACATCGGCCTCGCCGTGCATCCGCCGATGCTCTATCTCGGCTATGTCGGCTTCTCGATCTCGTTCTCCTTCGCCATCGCGGCGCTGATGGAGGGGCGGATCGATGCGGCGTGGGCGCGCTGGGTGCGGCCGTGGACGCTGGTGGCCTGGATCTTCCTGACGCTCGGCATCGCGATGGGCTCGTACTGGGCCTATTACGAGCTCGGCTGGGGCGGCTGGTGGTTCTGGGATCCGGTCGAGAACGCCTCGCTGATGCCGTGGCTCGCCGGCACGGCGCTGCTGCATTCAGCGCTGGTGATGGAGAAGCGCAACGCGCTGAAGGTCTGGACCATCCTGCTGTCGATCCTGACCTTCTCGCTGTCGCTGCTCGGCACCTTCCTGGTGCGCTCCGGCGTCATCACCTCCGTGCACGCCTTCGCCACCGATCCCACGCGCGGCGTGTTCATTCTGCTGATCCTCTGCCTGTTCATCGGCGGCAGCCTCTCGCTGTTTGCGGGTCGTGCCACCTCCTTGAAGCAAGGCGGCCTGTTCGCGCCGATCTCGCGCGAGGGCGCGCTGGTGTTGAACAATCTGCTGCTCAGCGTCGCCTGCGCGGTCGTGCTGTTCGGCACGCTCTATCCGCTGGCGATGGAGGCGCTCGACTTCAAGATGTCGGTCGGCGCGCCCTTCTACAATCTCACTTTCGTTCCGCTGTTCGCGCTGCTGCTGCTGGTGGTGCCGTTCGGGCCGATGCTGGCGTGGAAGCGCGGCGATCTGCTCGGCGTCACCCAGCGGCTGCTCGCGGCTGGCGTTGCCGCGCTCGTTGTGATCGCCATCGTCTGGGCCTGGACCCGTGGTGGCAGTGCGCTGGCGCCATTGGCAATTGGGCTCGGAGTCTTCGTCATCGCCGGTGCCGTGACCGATCTGTCCGAACGGACAGGCTTGTTTCGCCTGCCGTTCGCAACGACGCTGCACCGGGCCCGCGGCCTGCCGCGTTCGGCCTGGGGGGCGGCGTTTGCCCATGCGGGCCTCGGCGTCGCGCTGATCGGGATCGTCTGCGAGACCACCTGGAACAGCGAATATATCGCGACCATGAAGCAGAACGACGTGGCACACGTCGCCGGCTATGATCTCAAGCTCGACGGCCTGGCCCAGCGTCAGGGGCCGAACTTCCGCGAGATGATCGCCGAGTTCAACGTCAGCCGCGACGGCGAGAAGATCAGCGTCATGACGCCGTCCAAGCGCAACTTCACGACGCGCGGGTCCTCGACCACCGAGGCCGCATTGCTGACGCGCGGCGCGAGCCAACTCTACGTTTCTCTCGGCGACGCGACTGCCGATGGCGCCATTGCGGTGCGCATCTATCACAAGCCGCTGGTGCTGCTGATCTGGTGGGGACCGGTGCTCATGGCCTTCGGCGGCATGCTGTCGCTGTCCGACCGGCGCCTGCGGGTCGGCGCACCGAAGCCGGCGCGGGCCAAGCAGCGCCTTCAGCCGGCGGAGTGA
- the ccmE gene encoding cytochrome c maturation protein CcmE, producing the protein MTRKQRRMTIIGGSLAVLALAAALVLNALRDSIVFFSTPTMVAEKHVEPGKRFRLGGLVQPGSLQRGDNLAVTFEVADGGAKLPVAYKGILPDLFREGQGVVAEGALDANGVFKADTVLAKHDETYMPKEVADALKKQGHWKDDYGAKASDSVRPAATTAQGNPQGAVR; encoded by the coding sequence ATGACGCGCAAGCAGCGACGTATGACCATCATCGGCGGCTCCCTCGCAGTGCTCGCGCTTGCGGCCGCGCTTGTGCTCAACGCTCTGCGCGACTCCATCGTGTTCTTCTCGACGCCGACGATGGTCGCCGAAAAGCACGTCGAGCCCGGCAAGCGGTTTCGTCTCGGCGGCCTGGTGCAGCCCGGCTCGCTCCAGCGCGGTGACAATCTCGCCGTGACCTTCGAGGTTGCCGATGGCGGCGCCAAGCTGCCGGTCGCCTACAAGGGCATCCTGCCCGACCTGTTCCGTGAAGGGCAGGGCGTGGTCGCCGAAGGCGCGCTCGACGCCAACGGCGTATTCAAGGCCGACACCGTGCTCGCCAAGCACGACGAGACCTACATGCCCAAGGAAGTCGCCGATGCCCTGAAGAAGCAGGGGCATTGGAAGGACGATTACGGCGCCAAAGCTTCTGATAGCGTCAGGCCCGCGGCGACGACCGCGCAGGGCAACCCGCAGGGAGCAGTGCGTTGA